The Denticeps clupeoides chromosome 10, fDenClu1.1, whole genome shotgun sequence DNA window AGAATGAatcaaaatctaaaaaaaaaaaaaaaaaaaaaaagaaagatcatTAATAGAGAGAAAATACATAAAAGGTATTGCTGGTTTCATAAGAATCCTCCTCCCTGTGTAAATATTGATTATAAAAATTTACAGTCATGAGTGAAGTGTTCACAAGACCTTTGGACTGAATTTTCAGTCAATTTGTCTGGATCCATAATAGAATGTGATCTGCGTGCAGAATTTCGTCGTGTGGATTATCATTCTGTTGATGGTGCAGAAAGGAATAAGTCCTCAGCaaatgctcttgtgttttttttttatgtacacagTTTCAATATTGACCCCTGCAGCGAAATAACACTTCAAAGTCATCAGTCTTTACTTTTGTCGCGTTCAATGTTATCGTTCTTTCCCTTATCGTGCCATGTGAAGGAGTCGGGGATGAGGGCATGCGCGCCCTCTATATAAAGGGCAGCAGCCGCTGCTCCTGCACTCATCGAGTCCAGGAGAGGAACCAAGATGAAGTGGGCCTTTGTTCTCTGCGCCCTGGTGGCGCTCTCTGAATGCGCCAGGTGAGTTCCTCCTCGCTCCGCTCAAGAGCCTCGCGCTCCGGCCGCTCGTAACCAGCGTCCTTCTGGTCTCCAGGGTGCCTCTGGTCAAGACAAAGACCCTGAGGCAGAAGCTGCAGGAGAAGGGTCAGTGGGAGGACTTCAGGAAGAAGTTCCCCTACCAGCCCACGGTCAAATTCCAGCAGAATGGAGCCGAGGGCATGACCAACGATGCCGACGTGAGTGAAACCcgtgtaaaaatgtcatttcttgAAGCTCCATACGCGCGGCAGGTGTGGCGGGGGCGTGACGTGCTGGTCACACCACCTTGACTAATGTGTGAACAATCACTAGTCAAGCATTAAAATAAGGCGTCATGCTGACCCGGCACAACTAGTCAACGCCGTTCATCTGAACTTCATAACATCAAACTTCCACATTTTAGAGCGTTTAAAACAAGTCGTTCCGCGTGGTGGAAACATGTCTCCAGGCGTCTTGGTCCTGGAGGTCTCTGTGTATCTAACTGCGCTGTGTGTGTCCCGGTCTTAGCTGGATTACTACGGCGTGATCTCCATCGGGACCCCGCCCCAGTCCTTCACCGTTCTCTTCGACACCGGCTCCTCCAACCTGTGGGTTCCTTCCGTCTACTGCAGCAGCCCCGCTTGCCGTGAGTCCACCACAGACCACCCCTCGCGCGGCGGCTCCAGCGCGTTGTTCAGCCTGATCAAGGTGTGCGTCGGTTTTTGTCCCCCTCCTCCTCAGAGAACCACGACATGTTTAACCCCCAGCAGTCCAGCTCCTACCAGAGCTCTGGCCAGTCCGTTTCCATCCAGTACGGAACTGGCAGCATGACCGGTGTCCTGGGATACGACACAGTGACCGTAAGGTGCCGCCGCGCACACCGCACAGTGAACATTTACAATGTCGCGTGAGACCTTCTCCGCCTTCCTGGTGCCAGGTGGGAGGCATCACCATCCAGAACCAGATCTTCGGCCTGAGTCAGACCGAGGCCCAGTTCATGTATTACATGGCGCCTGATGGCATCCTGGGCCTGGCCTTCCCGTCCATCTCCTCGTCCGGCGCCACCCCGGTCTTCGACAACATGATGTCCCAGAACCTGGTCTCGCAGGACCTGTTCTCCGTCTTCCTCAGCAGGTGACGCCGCCGGGGACACCGGCACCGCTCAGCGAGGGAATAATCTGGCCGGAATCGCGTAGAATGAACCCATTTCTTTTCCTCCAGCGATGAGCAGCAGGGTAGCGTGGTGATGTTCGGCGAGATCGACAGCTCTTACTACACCGGCAGCATCACCTGGGTCCCCCTGTCTTCCGAGTCCTACTGGCAGATCAGCGTGGACAGgtacagtgggcagtgggcgggCTCAGCCGGAATTATGTGGCCTTCGCGATGATCACACCATGCTCGCGTCCCGCCAGCGTCACCATCAACGGCAACGTCGTGGCCTGCTCCGGCGGCTGCCAGGCCATCGTTGACACCGGCACGTCCATGCTCGTCGGGCCAACCGGAGACATTTCAAACATCAATTCCTGGGTCGGCGCCTCCACGGACCAAAACGGTGATGTAGGTATCTGCGgccgtgacctttgacccttaCCTGCACCTTACTTTGATTTGTAAATGTTCTGGACCAGAAAATCTGCCAATAACGGCCTCTGTCCATCTTCTGCCCCGTTCCAACAGTCTGTTGTTAGCTGCGGCAACATCCAGAGCATGCCCACGGTGACCTTCAACATCAACGGCAGCGCCTTCACCCTGCCGGCCTCCGCCTACGTGTCACAGGTGAGCGCGGCGAGAACCCGTCCGCCTCCGTGGAGGTCGACCGATGGTGAGGGCCacagtgacccccccccccctctctctctctctcttcccgcCTTGATCTTACAGACCAGCAACGGCTGCACGACCGGATTCAGCGGCAGCAGCGACTCGCTCTGGATCCTGGGCGACGTCTTCATCAGGGAGTACTACACCGTCTTCGACAGGGCCAACAACTACGTGGGCTTCGCCCCCAACTCCTACTGAGCGCCCCGCCGATGCTGAGGGTCCCGGTCGGAAGGAGTTGGaaaccaaacaaataaaatcaacatttcTTCACTGCAAGGGGTCCtttgctcttttctttttcctgacAACATTATCCCCTCGACATATAATCACTGTGTTGCATGCAGATTATAGCAGAAAATAGCTCCTGTACAATATGATTATGTATGATTTTCACGCACAGATGAATCgacaaatcaaataaaagttacgtatttcaaagtgtttgcagcaataaaatgtttttttttttctttgccacaCATTTAAGCAACGGTTCTGAAATATTACACTCTCAACAAAACCATGCAATACACGTgagcatgaataaaaatgttcatatcGGTGATCCGGCATCAGAGCCGTACGACGGAGTACTCGACTGTGTCCGTGGGCCCTGATGGCGGCCGCGTATCGCACCGCGGTAAATTAGCGTAAAGCCCAGCAGGGCTTTGCCGGGTCCTGAACTCGACGGTGGTGTAGATGACAGGGCCCACATCCTGGGTGTGGTGCTGAAAGAATGAGAGcaaagttaaaaaagaaaaaaaaaaaaaagctcctatttcattataaaaaaaatacagggtCTGGACGGCACTGTCATGCCGCGGGACCTGACGAGCCATGAACCAATCAGGATCCAGGCTCCCTTTCTCCGAACTGTATTTCACACAGGCACTTCTGGCAGCATTTTTTTGGCTGCTAAGTAGAAGAAAATACGAGTCCCTGTCACCGTTCTAATTTACAGCTGAAGTTAAACTTCTGCTGCCTGAGAGATCTGGTCTGGGAACGGCGCGATTCCAGCCGAGCAGACATATGACCGTGAGTCAAACCTCAAAGAAAGAACTTACACAGGGCGTGAACTCCACAGCATCACACTTTCTTGTTCCATGGTCTTGCTGGTCTaccaaaaaaaggaagagaaaagtCATTCTGTTTGCTCAAGTTATACGAAACTTCTCCACAGTGCATTACAAcaagtagtgacagggacagtccccctggagacactctggttCAGGGACATGATAGAAGtgagtggggtctgaacctgggactttgggaAAAGTTGTTGTGCATGTCTACAGACTcacctttctttctctttttgagATGAACCTTTGCGGCAAATAAAACCAACGAGACGAGAACCACGGCGGCAACGCTGAGTCCAGCAGCCAGCCAAATTCGGAGGTTCGAAGAGGCGCTGTGCAACACAAGGAAATCGTGTTTATTAGGCCAggtatgtgcaagcacatacaaggtagatggtgtctctcaagtacaggtgtaaaaaaaaaaaaacaccaacaatgtTAAAGGATACAATGAACAAatctaaaatacaataatatacaATCTACAATATGAATACATAATATGGATTTATATCTATAAAAGATACATGGTAACAGGTGTAtataagtgttatttgtacatattgtataatatgtttattctatttatacatatatataataaatataaatatatgtatgaatgtacataggtatatatgtgtgtataaatgaacaatgaacaatcTAAACCTTctaaacagaaaatacagagaCTCAGAgattgaatgaaatgaaaaatattccATGTTCTCCACCCATCATGCACTGCATCATGTCTTGTGACCTGCGAGTTACCTGAGGGCGGGGCCACGATTCGGTGAGGGGACATCTACAGCAGTAGCTGCGGTGGCCAGCCGGAGGGGCGGTGCTTGGGACGGGATGGGCGGAAAGTTCCGTTGATAGGGTGCATCTGTTGAGGGGACAGAAACGTGGACTTGTCATCGCAGGTTCGGGACTTTCTAAACGAACATGACAGGTTCTTACCAACAATCTCAACAGAGAAATCACTGTAGACGACTTCATTAGACCCCAGAACGGCACATCGGTAAACGCCAGCGTCTTCTTTCTGCAAATCCCAAATCCTGACCTCCATCCCGCCGTTAAACTGAGCCATGGACGCCCGACCGCTGGACACGTAGTCCACGTAGCCCTGGTTGTGAATGAAGACCAGACACCCCGCTGGGCTGAACTTGCAGCAGGACTTGTCATGGAAGTTATAATACGGGTCGAAGCGCATCTGGAGCAGCAGCTGTCCAGATACGAAGCTCCTCTGCAGCCCCATGGTGGCAGGAACGTCTGGAAGAGACAGAGGAGCATCAAAGCATTCAACCAGctgaccttctccagagcagagCGTCCTCTGGGTATCTTACCGAACATCAACGAGAGAAGAGCGACGTAAACCAGACTCATTTTCTAGCTTTGGCGCGAGCTTCTTGTGAAGCCACCAGCGCACTGCGCAGCCAAACGCCCATGACTCACATTTCACCCTGAAATGAGGAACCGCTTGACCTTCTCCCCACATTTTGGACCCAGGCATGTCGTCAGGCATTTTGCAACggcaaaacaaatgaacatagTCAGAAATAGCCAGGAACCCTCTTACTTTTTGCAGACTGTGTAAGAAGAACATTTCTCTTTGATGTTTCAGAGGAGCCGTGTTCGGATGTCAGAGCGGGTCAGGGACATGGTGAACTGAGGTCTCACTAAATTAAGATTCACGAAGAACTTCAGGCGTACACAACCACAGCCTGACATCGGCAAAATCACTTTTATACTGCATGAGAATTATAAACTAGAAGGGAGCAGGAATAAACTACCCACCCCAAGCTTTTCATTGGTGACCCCCAGAAGATGAACCTTGATTATGTTTTAAAGGGCAGGAGCCTGTTGGCATGATTGACACCTCTGACACACCCGACTTCCTTATTTGAGTCAAATTCGTCATTATTGCACAGcaattccatttttaaattgtCCCCATCTCATCACACTTGTTTAGCAGCCATAAAGGCACCTGGAATCATGCGGAATAAACAACACGTGTAAttcaatttcttttctttttatttggcATCAGCTTTAAAGGAAAACCAAGCCTCTCGTGAACAGAAACGCTATAGatcacacaaagaaaaatgacaattaaatcAACAGGAACAGAGCACACGGCACCACCGCAGTCACAGCATCACCCCGCATTCACCTCCTGAAAGAAAACgctatttaaaataaatcataaatcctcttaaataattacaaaatatcaGCACCCAGCTTGCCGACTGTACAGCACCCAGTGGACCGGGTCAGAGGCGAAATTTACAGAAGCAAAGCTTTATATTACAGAGAGGCAGTCCGGGGTGATGGCAGCCCCTCTTGTCTAGTTGGCTGTCtgtagtgagtgtgtgcggTCTCCTCTACTCCTCGGAGAAGGTGATGACGTCGTAGTGTATGCCCTGCTGCTGTATCTGCTCCAGCTGCTCGGGCGTGGCCTCGGTGGCGTAGACCGTCTGCACCTGCGCCATGGCGGCGTCTGCAACGGCTGTACAAAGGGAACAGGCGCGTTATAATCGAGGTTACAATAACTTCTCTATATTATTAATGATGCTGTGAGTGACAGGGAGGGGGGGGACATGCAGACGTCCTTACAGCAAGTCAGATTAACAGTAAtgggtaaaaataataaaaaataaataactacatCACTCATAAAGACACTCATTAATTActgcattcatt harbors:
- the LOC114798004 gene encoding pepsin A-like — its product is MKWAFVLCALVALSECARVPLVKTKTLRQKLQEKGQWEDFRKKFPYQPTVKFQQNGAEGMTNDADLDYYGVISIGTPPQSFTVLFDTGSSNLWVPSVYCSSPACQNHDMFNPQQSSSYQSSGQSVSIQYGTGSMTGVLGYDTVTVGGITIQNQIFGLSQTEAQFMYYMAPDGILGLAFPSISSSGATPVFDNMMSQNLVSQDLFSVFLSSDEQQGSVVMFGEIDSSYYTGSITWVPLSSESYWQISVDSVTINGNVVACSGGCQAIVDTGTSMLVGPTGDISNINSWVGASTDQNGDSVVSCGNIQSMPTVTFNINGSAFTLPASAYVSQTSNGCTTGFSGSSDSLWILGDVFIREYYTVFDRANNYVGFAPNSY
- the LOC114797733 gene encoding uncharacterized protein LOC114797733, which produces MSLVYVALLSLMFDVPATMGLQRSFVSGQLLLQMRFDPYYNFHDKSCCKFSPAGCLVFIHNQGYVDYVSSGRASMAQFNGGMEVRIWDLQKEDAGVYRCAVLGSNEVVYSDFSVEIVDAPYQRNFPPIPSQAPPLRLATAATAVDVPSPNRGPALSASSNLRIWLAAGLSVAAVVLVSLVLFAAKVHLKKRKKDQQDHGTRKCDAVEFTPCHHTQDVGPVIYTTVEFRTRQSPAGLYANLPRCDTRPPSGPTDTVEYSVVRL